The proteins below are encoded in one region of Sphingopyxis sp. YR583:
- a CDS encoding TatD family hydrolase gives MLVDSHCHLNYKGLAEKQGEVLARARAKGVTAMLNIATRESEWDDVLAAAEANDDVWASVGIHPHDADNHPDVDTAKLVERAEHPRVIGIGETGLDYYYDKSDRVRQQDSFRRHIHASQATGLPIIVHTRDAEEDTLALLGEEMGRAVFPGVIHCFTASDDFARKALDLGLFISISGIVTFKNAADLQATAKWLPQDRLLIETDSPFLAPVPHRGKTGEPAFVADTLTFLAELRGDDQDALAAATSANFYALFNKATA, from the coding sequence ATGCTCGTCGATTCGCACTGCCACCTCAATTACAAGGGGCTTGCCGAGAAGCAAGGCGAGGTGCTGGCGCGCGCGCGAGCGAAAGGCGTCACCGCGATGCTCAACATCGCGACACGCGAAAGCGAGTGGGACGACGTGCTCGCCGCAGCCGAAGCCAATGACGATGTATGGGCGAGTGTCGGCATCCATCCGCACGACGCCGACAACCATCCCGATGTCGATACGGCGAAGCTCGTCGAGCGTGCCGAACATCCGCGTGTGATCGGCATCGGTGAGACCGGGCTCGACTATTATTACGACAAAAGCGACCGCGTGCGGCAGCAGGACAGCTTTCGTCGTCACATCCACGCATCGCAGGCCACCGGATTGCCGATCATCGTCCACACGCGCGACGCGGAGGAAGACACGCTGGCGCTGCTTGGCGAGGAGATGGGAAGGGCGGTCTTCCCGGGCGTGATCCACTGCTTCACCGCAAGCGACGATTTCGCGCGCAAGGCGCTCGACCTCGGCCTGTTCATCTCGATCTCGGGCATCGTGACCTTCAAGAACGCCGCCGATCTGCAGGCAACCGCCAAATGGCTGCCGCAAGACCGTCTGCTGATCGAAACCGATTCGCCCTTCCTTGCCCCCGTCCCGCACCGCGGCAAGACCGGTGAGCCGGCTTTTGTCGCCGATACGCTCACGTTCCTTGCCGAACTGCGCGGCGACGACCAGGATGCGCTGGCGGCGGCGACAAGTGCCAATTTCTATGCGCTGTTCAACAAGGCGACAGCATGA
- a CDS encoding MBL fold metallo-hydrolase, whose protein sequence is MKLRILGCGTSSGVPRIGNDWGQCDPDNPRNLRSRASIMISLGGFRIVVDTSPDMRLQLLDAGVGELDAVIWTHEHADHTHGLDDLRQVMHLRRSAVPVYARDHVLDILKWRFTYAFAGNAGYPASVDPIDLHDHQSIGPIEVSAIEMPHGPIKATGLIFSDGAHRIAYATDFSKFTDEMVEFFQGVDLFVIDALRRYPHPTHPHLAMTLEGLAKVGNPRAIITHMDNTMDYDDLAAELPPGVEPGYDGLEVQL, encoded by the coding sequence ATGAAGCTCAGAATACTTGGTTGCGGCACGTCGTCGGGCGTTCCGCGGATCGGCAACGACTGGGGGCAGTGCGATCCCGACAATCCGCGCAATCTGCGCAGCCGTGCCTCCATCATGATATCGCTTGGCGGTTTTCGTATTGTCGTCGATACCAGCCCGGACATGCGGCTCCAGTTGCTCGATGCCGGCGTTGGCGAACTCGACGCCGTCATCTGGACGCACGAACACGCAGACCACACGCACGGGCTCGACGATCTGCGTCAGGTCATGCACCTGCGGCGCTCGGCGGTCCCGGTCTATGCGCGTGACCATGTTCTCGACATCCTCAAATGGCGCTTCACCTATGCCTTTGCGGGAAATGCCGGTTATCCTGCCTCAGTCGACCCGATCGATCTGCACGACCATCAATCGATTGGCCCGATCGAGGTATCGGCGATCGAAATGCCGCACGGCCCAATCAAGGCGACCGGCCTGATCTTCAGCGACGGTGCGCACAGAATCGCCTATGCGACTGATTTTTCGAAATTCACTGACGAGATGGTCGAGTTCTTCCAAGGCGTCGACCTGTTTGTGATCGATGCGCTGCGCCGCTATCCGCATCCGACGCATCCGCATCTGGCGATGACGCTCGAAGGGCTCGCCAAGGTCGGCAATCCGCGTGCGATCATCACGCATATGGACAATACGATGGATTATGACGACCTTGCGGCAGAATTGCCGCCGGGCGTCGAGCCCGGGTATGACGGATTGGAGGTGCAGCTATGA
- the mazG gene encoding nucleoside triphosphate pyrophosphohydrolase, with the protein MAEAATLPPIDRLLAIMRQLRNPDGGCEWDLAQSFATIAPYTIEEAYEVSDAIAGGDPAAICDELGDLLLQVVFHSQIATDEGLFGFDDVAEAISNKMERRHPHIFGDGTTDDVRQQWEQIKAAERSADGAAGALAGVASSFPALLRAQKLQGRAARVGFDWPDTEGPLAKIDEELAEVAQATSDTERHEEVGDLLFAVVNYARKLGVDAEGALRDANLKFGRRFAAMEDRAGGSLAGLSLDDQEDHWVAVKAAERP; encoded by the coding sequence ATGGCCGAAGCCGCAACGCTGCCCCCTATCGATCGCCTGCTCGCCATCATGCGGCAACTGCGCAATCCCGACGGCGGATGTGAATGGGATCTGGCGCAGAGCTTCGCGACGATTGCGCCTTATACGATCGAGGAAGCCTATGAGGTTTCCGACGCCATTGCCGGTGGCGATCCCGCAGCGATCTGCGACGAACTTGGCGATCTATTGCTGCAGGTCGTGTTCCACAGCCAGATCGCGACCGACGAAGGCCTGTTCGGCTTCGACGATGTCGCCGAGGCAATCAGCAACAAGATGGAACGCCGCCACCCGCACATCTTCGGCGATGGCACGACTGACGATGTCCGTCAGCAATGGGAGCAGATCAAGGCTGCCGAGCGATCGGCCGACGGCGCGGCGGGCGCGCTCGCCGGCGTCGCGTCGTCCTTTCCCGCATTGCTGCGCGCGCAAAAGCTGCAGGGCCGTGCTGCGCGCGTCGGTTTCGACTGGCCCGATACCGAGGGGCCGCTCGCCAAGATCGACGAAGAACTGGCCGAGGTCGCGCAGGCAACGAGCGATACAGAACGGCATGAGGAGGTCGGCGACCTGCTGTTCGCGGTCGTCAACTATGCTCGCAAGCTCGGAGTCGATGCCGAAGGTGCGCTTCGTGACGCCAATCTGAAATTCGGGCGGCGCTTCGCCGCCATGGAAGATCGCGCGGGCGGAAGCTTGGCTGGCCTATCGCTCGACGATCAGGAAGACCATTGGGTTGCGGTCAAGGCTGCGGAGCGTCCGTAG
- the hflX gene encoding GTPase HflX — protein sequence MPEWHSQRLARDLDARAEEARGLALAIGLDVVAVHTLRLRQTRAATLLGVGQIEAIAPDIAAKGVQLVVVDAALSPIQQRNLETAFGTKVIDRTGLILEIFGERAATAEGRLQVELAHLDYQAGRLVRSWTHLERQRGGFGFLGGPGETQIEADRRMIRNRMARIRRSLDDARRTRQLQRSKRQRAPWPVVALVGYTNAGKSTFFNRLTGSDVMAEDMLFATLDPTMREIGLPGIEKAILSDTVGFVSDLPTQLVAAFRATLEEVTTADLIVHVRDIVHPDSEAQYDDVRAILDSLGVNGPQDDEEGDAPAAVPQIEIWNKIDTADADGRAAIEEVAARRPDVAVISAVTGEGVEAARVLMASQLTAQHKVQRIYLGYGEGEAAAWLHARGEVLADEPQNDGHVLTVRLDPADSARFERLWPATDAPQP from the coding sequence GTGCCCGAATGGCATAGCCAGCGGCTTGCCCGCGATCTCGACGCCCGCGCCGAGGAGGCGAGGGGGCTGGCGCTTGCGATTGGGCTCGATGTCGTCGCGGTTCATACGCTGCGGCTGCGCCAGACCCGCGCGGCGACCCTACTCGGCGTCGGCCAGATCGAGGCGATCGCGCCCGACATCGCCGCGAAGGGTGTCCAGCTTGTCGTCGTCGATGCAGCGCTCAGTCCGATCCAGCAACGCAATCTGGAAACCGCCTTTGGCACCAAGGTCATCGACCGAACCGGCCTGATCCTTGAAATTTTCGGAGAGCGCGCCGCGACTGCCGAAGGGCGGTTACAGGTCGAATTGGCGCATCTCGATTATCAGGCAGGGCGGCTCGTGCGCAGTTGGACCCACCTTGAGCGGCAGCGCGGCGGTTTCGGTTTTCTCGGCGGCCCCGGGGAAACGCAGATCGAAGCCGACAGGCGGATGATCCGCAACCGCATGGCGCGCATCCGCCGGAGCCTCGATGATGCACGGCGTACGCGCCAGCTCCAGCGATCGAAGCGCCAGCGCGCGCCGTGGCCGGTCGTCGCGCTCGTCGGCTATACCAACGCCGGAAAATCCACATTCTTCAATCGCTTGACGGGGAGTGACGTCATGGCGGAAGATATGCTTTTCGCCACGCTTGACCCCACTATGCGCGAAATCGGATTGCCGGGGATCGAAAAGGCGATCCTGTCCGACACCGTCGGTTTCGTTTCCGATCTGCCGACGCAATTGGTTGCCGCATTCCGCGCAACGCTCGAGGAAGTGACGACCGCGGACCTGATCGTCCATGTCCGCGACATCGTTCATCCCGACAGCGAGGCGCAATATGACGATGTGCGGGCCATATTGGACTCGCTCGGCGTTAACGGTCCGCAGGACGACGAGGAGGGCGATGCCCCTGCCGCGGTTCCGCAGATCGAAATCTGGAACAAGATCGACACGGCCGACGCCGACGGGCGCGCGGCGATCGAGGAGGTGGCGGCGCGGCGGCCCGACGTCGCGGTCATCTCGGCGGTGACGGGCGAGGGCGTCGAGGCGGCGCGCGTCCTGATGGCGTCGCAATTGACCGCGCAGCACAAGGTGCAGCGCATCTATCTGGGCTATGGCGAGGGCGAGGCGGCGGCGTGGCTTCACGCGCGCGGCGAGGTTCTCGCCGACGAGCCACAGAACGATGGGCATGTGCTGACCGTCCGGCTCGATCCCGCCGATAGTGCCCGATTTGAGCGCCTATGGCCGGCTACGGACGCTCCGCAGCCTTGA
- the hfq gene encoding RNA chaperone Hfq yields MSDKNQNLQDIFLNALRKSKTPVTMFLVKGVKLQGIITWFDNFSLLLRRDGQSQLVYKHAISTVMPSHDFDLALLGDNLRDAPASKGKALQDVFLNAVRRSDESVTMFLVNGVMLQGDIVAFDLFCMLLERERQVQLVYKHAISTVQPNGPINLTDSEPDAEADNG; encoded by the coding sequence GTGTCCGATAAAAATCAGAATCTCCAGGATATTTTCCTAAACGCCCTTCGCAAGAGCAAGACCCCGGTGACCATGTTTCTGGTCAAGGGCGTGAAGCTGCAGGGCATCATCACCTGGTTCGATAACTTTTCGCTGCTTCTTCGCCGCGATGGACAGTCGCAACTTGTCTACAAGCATGCGATCTCGACGGTGATGCCGTCGCATGATTTCGATCTCGCGCTATTGGGCGACAATTTGCGCGATGCGCCAGCGAGCAAGGGCAAGGCCCTGCAGGACGTGTTTCTGAACGCAGTCCGCCGTTCCGACGAGTCGGTGACGATGTTCCTCGTCAATGGCGTGATGCTGCAGGGCGATATCGTTGCCTTCGACCTGTTCTGCATGCTGCTCGAGCGCGAGCGGCAGGTGCAGCTCGTCTACAAGCACGCGATTTCGACCGTTCAGCCGAATGGGCCGATCAATCTGACCGACAGCGAGCCTGACGCAGAAGCGGACAACGGCTGA
- a CDS encoding nitrogen assimilation response regulator NtrX, with translation MALDILIVDDERDICDLVAGVMEDEGYEARTASDSDSALEAIRQRRPSLALIDVWLQGSRLDGLGLVEAIKAFDPTLPIIVISGHGGLDTAVAAIRRGAFDFIEKPFEASRLLHLVARATENERLKFEYEQLREKAGPSDELTGTSAAINNVRATLKRVAGTGSRVLITGAPGVGKEVAARVLHGWSGRQNAPFRVISSARMDPETVETELFGSEAEDGSIRVGLLEQAHGGTLFLDEVADMPLTTQGKILRVLTDQSFARVGGRTMIRVDVRIISGSARDLMTEIAENRFREDLYYRLNVVPVHIPPLRERRDDIASLCDHYIRRYAADRRVPPPEISSEAMAALQAHEWPGNVRELRNVIERVMILAPSDRLNRIDADMLPAELVRGGADILPNSESITAIPLKEARENFEREYLRIQINRFSGNISRTATFIGMERSALHRKLKLLGLTESSEGEG, from the coding sequence ATGGCGCTTGATATTTTGATCGTCGACGACGAACGTGACATTTGCGACCTCGTCGCCGGCGTCATGGAAGACGAAGGCTATGAGGCGCGCACCGCCTCCGACAGCGATTCCGCGCTCGAAGCGATCCGCCAGCGACGTCCGTCGCTCGCGCTGATCGATGTCTGGCTGCAGGGCTCGCGGCTTGACGGGCTCGGACTGGTCGAGGCGATCAAGGCGTTCGATCCGACGCTGCCGATCATCGTCATTTCGGGCCATGGCGGGCTCGATACGGCGGTCGCCGCCATCCGCCGCGGCGCGTTCGATTTCATCGAAAAGCCGTTCGAGGCATCGCGCCTGCTCCATCTCGTCGCGCGCGCGACCGAGAATGAGCGGCTCAAGTTCGAATATGAGCAGCTGCGAGAAAAGGCCGGGCCGTCGGACGAGCTAACCGGAACGAGTGCGGCTATCAACAATGTCCGCGCGACGCTGAAGCGCGTCGCGGGGACGGGAAGCCGCGTCCTGATCACGGGCGCTCCCGGCGTCGGCAAGGAGGTCGCGGCGCGCGTGCTGCACGGCTGGAGCGGGCGCCAGAATGCACCGTTCCGCGTCATTTCATCGGCACGGATGGACCCCGAAACGGTAGAGACTGAGTTGTTCGGGTCCGAAGCTGAGGACGGTTCGATCCGCGTCGGACTGCTCGAACAGGCGCATGGGGGGACGCTGTTCCTCGACGAGGTCGCCGACATGCCGCTGACGACGCAGGGCAAGATCCTGCGCGTCCTGACCGATCAAAGCTTTGCCCGCGTAGGCGGCCGCACGATGATCCGCGTCGATGTGCGCATCATTTCGGGATCCGCGCGCGACCTGATGACCGAAATCGCGGAAAACCGGTTTCGCGAGGATCTCTATTACCGGCTGAATGTCGTGCCCGTGCATATCCCGCCGCTGCGCGAGCGTCGCGACGATATCGCCAGCCTTTGCGACCATTATATCCGCCGCTACGCCGCCGACCGCCGCGTTCCGCCGCCCGAGATCAGCTCGGAAGCGATGGCGGCACTCCAGGCACATGAGTGGCCGGGCAATGTTCGCGAACTGCGTAACGTGATAGAGCGTGTGATGATCCTTGCGCCGAGCGACCGGTTGAACCGCATAGATGCTGATATGCTGCCCGCCGAGCTGGTGCGCGGCGGGGCCGATATCCTGCCCAATTCGGAATCGATCACCGCGATCCCTCTGAAAGAGGCGCGGGAGAATTTCGAGCGCGAGTATCTGCGTATCCAGATCAACCGTTTTTCGGGCAATATCTCGCGCACCGCGACCTTCATCGGAATGGAACGGTCGGCGCTGCACCGCAAACTGAAACTTTTGGGCCTTACCGAGAGTTCGGAAGGCGAGGGATAG